A single genomic interval of Spinacia oleracea cultivar Varoflay chromosome 6, BTI_SOV_V1, whole genome shotgun sequence harbors:
- the LOC130463035 gene encoding uncharacterized protein, with protein sequence MTYSSLRKEECNNDGLRKNFAIKGLDLSSNSYLTTSGLKTILNICPKVEKIRLSSCFKRDNQLDLTDILECNRGLVNMNLTCELKVSRKDAVISMLEVLNVQDLEITDEVLGMLVRMCPGLAHLDLEDCDELTEEGVKEVIKPCKKLRFLSLSACLNVDVNIIVWIVDNIISLRRLVSPSYSYPDDEDQKRFLQQGCLVSKVTFGTHFDGCILDVRCGFACNILSINKVDFALLYGVVKVRGAV encoded by the exons ATGACATATTCAAGCCTCAGAAAAGAAGAATGCAATAATGATGGCCTTAGGAAGAACTTCGCAATAAAGGGCTTGGAtttatcatcaaattcatacTTGACCACTTCAGGTCTGAAAACGATCCTGAATATTTGTCCCAAAGTGGAGAAGATCAGGCTATCTTCTTGTTTTAAACGCGATAACCAACTGGATTTAACTGATATCCTGGAGTGCAACAGGGGACTCGTGAACATGAACTTAACTTGCGAACTGAAAGTATCTAGAAAAGACGCGGTTATCTCAATGTTAGAGGTGTTGAATGTACAAGATTTAGAAATAACTGATGAAGTGTTAGGGATGTTGGTGAGGATGTGCCCTGGGCTGGCTCATTTGGATCTAGAGGATTGCGACGAGTTGACAGAAGAAGGGGTAAAAGAGGTGATAAAGCCGTGtaaaaaactaagatttttaagcctTAGTGCTTGTTTGAATGTGGATGTCAACATTATAGTGTGGATTGTGGATAACATCATATCCTTGAGACGACTCGTCTCACCATCTTACTCATACCCAGACGACGAAGATCAAAAACGTTTCTTGCAGCAAGGTTGCCTTGTTAGTAAGG TCACTTTTGGGACGCATTTTGATGGTTGCATACTTGATGTACGATGTGGGTTTGCCTGTAATATTCTATCAATAAACAAAGTTGACTTTGCTcttttg TATGGGGTAGTCAAGGTTAGAGGCGCTGTGTAG